In Prunus dulcis chromosome 2, ALMONDv2, whole genome shotgun sequence, a single genomic region encodes these proteins:
- the LOC117618031 gene encoding uncharacterized protein LOC117618031 — translation MEKVVEEAELRVKMAQLRDVPLPTSNTSSQGGSSSGLGMSSNWCSDSKKRKGNPIEKAFNNNLREQLDGEIARMFYTSGLSFQFSRNPHYVNAFRIACSKTLPGYQPPGYNMLRTTLLQKEKNNIEECLQPMKRAWQSKGVSVCSDGWSDAQRRPLINVMAVCESGPMFLKAINCEGECKDKFFMANLLIESIREIGPQNVVQVVTDNAPVCKAAGHIVEAKFKHIFWTPCVVHTLNLALKNICSPVPRNPEVYEQCSWISTISSDAWFIKNFIMNHNMRLSMYNDHCKLKLLSVAETRFASTIVMLRRFKQVKQGLEQMVISEQWDIYKEDDVVKARTVKEKILDECFWEDIDYILNFTSPIYEMLRLSDTDMPCLHLIYEWWDSMIEKVKTIIYRKERKQLNEESMFFNVVHEILVDRWTKSSTPLHCFAHSLNPKYYCKEWLDMAPNRCPPHKDIEITRERKKCIERFFSNEVERRAVNEEYASFSACIEDFSGMDSMKDRGFMAPVKWWVIHGASTPKLQTIALKLLGHPSSSSCCERNWSTYNFIHSIKRNKITPERAEDLVFVHSNLRLLSRKRPEYKEGETHMWDVGGDAFDSMDLENAGVLEIANLSLDEPDLEGIIFTHDE, via the exons ATGGAAAAAGTAGTGGAGGAAGCGGAATTGAGGGTTAAAATGGCACAACTTAGAGATGTACCCTTACCCACCTCCAACACTTCAAGTCAAGGAGGTTCAAGTAGTGGTTTGGGTATGAGTTCAAATTGGTGTAGTGACtcaaagaaaaggaagggTAATCCTATTGAGAAAGCATTTAACAATAATCTTAGAGAGCAATTAGATGGTGAGATTGCAAGAATGTTTTACACGAGTGGCTtgtcatttcaattttcaaggaATCCTCATTATGTGAATGCCTTTAGAATTGCTTGTAGTAAAACACTTCCGGGTTACCAACCCCCCGGTTACAATATGTTGAGAACTACACTTCtccaaaaagagaagaataacATTGAGGAGTGTTTGCAACCAATGAAGAGGGCATGGCAAAGTAAAGGGGTAAGTGTTTGTAGTGATGGGTGGTCGGATGCACAAAGAAGACCTCTCATTAATGTGATGGCCGTTTGTGAAAGTGGGCCTATGTTCTTGAAGGCAATAAATTGTGAAGGTGAGTGTAAGGATAAATTTTTCATGGCAAACTTGCTTATTGAATCAATCCGGGAAATAGGTCCTCAAAATGTGGTCCAAGTGGTCACCGATAATGCTCCGGTTTGTAAGGCGGCCGGACATATTGTTGAGGCAAAGTTTAAGCACATCTTTTGGACACCATGTGTGGTTCATACTCTCAATCTTGCTTTGAAGAACATATGCTCACCCGTGCCAAGAAATCCGGAAGTGTATGAGCAATGTAGTTGGATTTCAACAATCTCAAGTGATGCATGGtttattaagaattttattatGAACCATAATATGAGGTTGTCAATGTATAATGATCATTGTAAGTTGAAGTTGCTCTCCGTTGCCGAGACACGTTTTGCTTCTACAATTGTGATGCTTAGAAGATTTAAGCAAGTGAAACAAGGCTTAGAGCAAATGGTTATTAGTGAGCAATGGGACATTTATAAAGAGGATGATGTGGTAAAAGCAAGAACGgtgaaggaaaaaatattggatgaGTGCTTTTGGGAGGACATTGATTACATACTTAACTTTACTTCTCCAATATATGAGATGCTTAGGTTGAGTGACACGGATATGCCTTGTCTTCACTTGATTTATGAGTGGTGGGATAGTATGATAGAAAAAGTGAAGACAATTATATATCGAAAGGAACGCAAGCAACTCAATGAAGAGTCAATGTTCTTCAATGTGGTGCATGAAATTTTGGTGGACCGATGGACCAAGAGTAGCACACCACTCCATTGCTTCGCACACTCTCTAAATCCTAA GTATTATTGCAAGGAATGGCTTGATATGGCTCCTAATCGTTGTCCTCCACATAAAGACATTGAGATTACAAGGGAGAGGAAGAAATGTATTGAGAGATTCTTTTCTAATGAGGTGGAGAGAAGAGCGGTTAATGAGGAGTATGCCTCTTTTTCGGCATGTATTGAAGATTTTTCGGGTATGGACTCCATGAAAGATAGAGGTTTCATGGCTCCGGTAAAATGGTGGGTTATCCATGGAGCTTCCACaccaaaacttcaaaccataGCATTGAAGCTACTTGGACatccttcttcctcctcatgTTGTGAAAGAAATTGGAGCACTTACAACTTCATTCATTCTATTAAGAGGAACAAGATAACACCGGAAAGAGCGGAAGATTTAGTATTTGTGCATAGCAATCTTCGTCTCCTTTCAAGGAAAAGGCCCGAATATAAAGAAGGGGAAACTCATATGTGGGATGTTGGAGGCGATGCATTTGATTCCATGGATTTGGAAAATGCCGGAGTGCTTGagattgcaaacctctctcttgaTGAACCGGACTTAGAAGGCATCATATTTACCCATGATGAATGA